One genomic region from Mycoplasmopsis columbina encodes:
- the tpiA gene encoding triose-phosphate isomerase produces MKQLFIMANWKANKTFQETMAFVDELGQLMHKMVKNDPEKINVLEHNLYSIAAPLTNLSALMIMLYKNMQKRKEFYNLEIASQDVSEFDQGPFTGDSPAFMLAALKTKYVIIGHSERRRFHRENEIIVNSKAKKVLEQNMTPVICVGESLEEYNENRTKEVIEEQLKTSLKDLDYSKIIISYEPIWAIGNKAATPKEANEICQIIRQYTNNQCKVLYGGSVNKSNIHELGSQPNIDGFLVGGASLKAESFLDLITTQID; encoded by the coding sequence ATGAAACAACTTTTTATAATGGCTAATTGAAAAGCGAATAAAACTTTTCAAGAAACAATGGCATTTGTTGACGAATTAGGCCAATTAATGCACAAAATGGTCAAAAATGATCCAGAAAAAATAAATGTTTTAGAACATAATCTTTATTCAATTGCGGCACCTTTAACTAATCTTTCTGCCTTGATGATTATGCTCTATAAAAACATGCAAAAAAGAAAAGAATTTTATAATTTAGAAATTGCATCACAGGACGTTTCTGAATTTGATCAAGGACCTTTCACGGGGGATTCACCAGCTTTTATGCTTGCTGCTTTAAAAACTAAGTATGTGATTATTGGTCACTCTGAAAGAAGAAGATTTCATCGTGAAAATGAAATAATTGTAAATTCTAAAGCAAAAAAAGTTTTAGAACAAAATATGACGCCAGTAATTTGCGTTGGTGAAAGTTTAGAAGAATATAATGAAAACCGCACCAAAGAAGTTATTGAAGAACAATTAAAGACATCCTTAAAAGATTTAGATTATTCAAAAATAATCATTTCTTATGAACCAATTTGAGCAATTGGAAATAAAGCAGCAACACCAAAAGAAGCAAATGAAATTTGTCAAATTATTCGACAATATACTAACAATCAATGCAAAGTTCTCTATGGTGGTAGTGTTAATAAAAGTAATATTCATGAATTGGGTTCACAACCTAACATTGATGGATTTTTAGTTGGCGGCGCTTCACTTAAAGCTGAAAGTTTTCTTGATTTAATTACTACACAAATTGATTAA